In Serratia liquefaciens ATCC 27592, the following are encoded in one genomic region:
- the birA gene encoding bifunctional biotin--[acetyl-CoA-carboxylase] ligase/biotin operon repressor BirA, whose amino-acid sequence MKDTKVPLKLIAILADGGFHSGEHLGELLGMSRAAINKHIQTIREWGLDVFTVPGKGYSLPAPIQLLDAERILSQLADKRVIVLPVVDSTNQYLLERIAELQSGDACVAEYQQAGRGRRGRQWISPFGANLYLSMFWRLEQGPAAAMGLSLVIGIVMAEVLQGLGAQDVRVKWPNDLYLNDRKLAGILVELTGKTGDAAQLVIGAGINLAMRETNANAINQGWINLQEAGINIDRNELAATLLNELRQSLRQFEIEGLTPFISRWHALDNFIDRPVKLLIGEQQIFGTARGIDQQGALLLEQNGVIKPFIGGEISLRSAE is encoded by the coding sequence ATGAAGGATACCAAAGTTCCCCTCAAGCTGATTGCAATACTGGCCGATGGTGGTTTCCATTCAGGCGAGCACCTTGGTGAATTACTGGGGATGAGCCGCGCAGCCATTAACAAGCATATACAGACCATCCGTGAGTGGGGCCTGGACGTGTTTACCGTACCCGGAAAAGGCTACAGTCTGCCTGCTCCAATCCAATTGCTGGATGCCGAACGTATTCTCAGCCAATTGGCAGATAAGCGTGTCATCGTGCTGCCGGTCGTGGATTCTACCAACCAATACCTATTGGAGCGTATTGCTGAGCTGCAGTCGGGTGATGCCTGTGTCGCTGAGTATCAGCAAGCCGGACGTGGTCGACGTGGACGCCAATGGATATCTCCATTTGGCGCCAATCTCTATCTTTCAATGTTTTGGCGCCTCGAGCAGGGGCCTGCCGCCGCAATGGGTCTGAGCCTGGTGATTGGTATAGTGATGGCCGAAGTGTTGCAAGGCCTCGGCGCGCAGGATGTCAGAGTCAAATGGCCGAATGATTTATATCTTAACGATCGTAAGTTGGCTGGGATCTTGGTCGAATTGACAGGGAAAACCGGTGATGCGGCACAGCTGGTCATCGGTGCAGGTATCAATTTGGCGATGCGTGAAACTAATGCCAATGCCATTAATCAAGGCTGGATAAACCTGCAGGAAGCGGGAATTAATATCGATCGCAATGAGCTGGCCGCGACTTTGCTTAATGAGCTACGCCAATCGCTGCGTCAGTTTGAGATTGAGGGTTTGACTCCCTTTATTTCACGCTGGCATGCGTTGGATAACTTTATTGACCGGCCTGTTAAGCTATTAATCGGTGAGCAGCAAATATTCGGCACTGCTCGCGGTATCGATCAGCAAGGGGCATTATTGCTTGAGCAAAATGGTGTTATTAAGCCATTCATTGGCGGGGAAATATCGCTACGTAGTGCAGAGTAA
- the murB gene encoding UDP-N-acetylmuramate dehydrogenase — MSTEGASLKNHNTFALPVNAAHLVIANTIELMIKVWQKTQKRQEPLLVLGEGSNVLFLEDFAGTVMINQLKGIDIREEKDAWFLHVSSGENWHGLVCRTLDISIPGLENLALIPGLVGSAPIQNIGAYGIELKSVCDYVDLLDLSTGAIDRISASDCGFGYRESIFKHHFQKGHIIVGVGLRLNKQWNPMLNYGELAKLDPQTVTPRQVFDSVCAMRRSKLPDPKVMGNAGSFFKNPLVSSEKAAALMLEYPGMPHYPQQDGQVKLAAGWLIDQCELKGYRIGGAAVHSQQALVLVNVDNATSQDVVTLARHVRNTVAKKFDVWLEPEVRFIGKDGELNAVEVLS; from the coding sequence ATGTCTACTGAAGGCGCGTCATTAAAAAACCACAATACCTTTGCGCTCCCGGTCAACGCAGCGCATCTGGTCATTGCCAACACTATCGAATTAATGATCAAGGTTTGGCAGAAAACGCAGAAGCGCCAAGAGCCGCTGCTGGTACTCGGTGAAGGAAGTAACGTCCTGTTTCTTGAAGACTTTGCCGGTACGGTCATGATCAATCAATTGAAAGGCATTGATATTAGAGAAGAAAAGGATGCCTGGTTCCTCCACGTCAGCTCAGGTGAAAATTGGCATGGCCTGGTTTGTCGGACCCTGGATATCAGCATTCCTGGCCTGGAAAATTTGGCTCTGATCCCTGGCCTGGTCGGTTCTGCCCCCATTCAGAATATCGGCGCCTATGGCATCGAGCTCAAAAGCGTATGTGACTACGTTGATCTATTGGATCTGAGTACGGGAGCTATCGATCGCATTTCAGCGTCAGATTGTGGGTTTGGCTACCGTGAAAGCATTTTCAAACATCATTTTCAGAAGGGGCACATCATTGTTGGCGTAGGCTTGCGCCTGAACAAACAATGGAACCCGATGCTTAATTATGGCGAGCTGGCAAAACTGGATCCGCAAACGGTGACCCCACGTCAGGTCTTTGATTCAGTGTGCGCCATGCGTCGCAGTAAGCTGCCGGATCCTAAGGTGATGGGTAATGCCGGTAGTTTCTTCAAAAATCCGTTGGTCAGTAGTGAAAAGGCCGCTGCGCTGATGCTCGAATATCCTGGTATGCCGCATTACCCACAGCAGGATGGTCAGGTGAAGCTGGCAGCTGGCTGGTTGATCGATCAGTGTGAGCTGAAAGGTTATCGTATTGGCGGTGCGGCGGTACATAGTCAACAGGCGCTTGTTCTGGTTAATGTGGATAATGCCACCAGTCAGGACGTGGTCACCTTGGCACGCCATGTGCGTAATACCGTAGCGAAAAAATTTGATGTCTGGTTAGAGCCAGAAGTACGCTTTATCGGTAAGGATGGCGAGTTGAATGCCGTAGAGGTTCTGTCATGA